In Pseudorasbora parva isolate DD20220531a chromosome 9, ASM2467924v1, whole genome shotgun sequence, the following proteins share a genomic window:
- the thap4 gene encoding THAP domain-containing protein 4 produces MSCPFNHSAEPNPAVLPLDWLLGTWQSDEPGEGSFPSIAPFRYTETLHFSHVGQPVVNFMFNAFHAESKKPLHRECGFIRLQPGTNRVAFIIAQNSGLVEIEEGELTGQQLILHSTALARTSFAKQPHVQQISRHIQLKPDGRLEQTVSMALEGQPLAQHLHITYRRTD; encoded by the exons ATGTCATGCCCATTCAATCACTCTG CGGAGCCGAACCCCGCAGTGCTGCCGCTGGACTGGCTCCTGGGAACCTGGCAGTCCGATGAGCCAGGAGAGGGCTCCTTCCCATCCATCGCACCTTTTCGTTACACAGAGACTCTTCATTTCTCACATGTAGGACAGCCCGTGGTCAATTTTAT GTTTAATGCATTCCATGCTGAGAGCAAAAAGCCTCTTCACAGAGAGTGTGGATTCATCAGGCTTCAGCCAGGCACCAACAGGGTGGCCTTCATCATTGCCCAAAACTCAg GTCTTGTGGAGATTGAGGAGGGGGAACTCACTGGGCAGCAGTTGATTTTACACAGTACTGCCCTAGCTAGAACATCTTTTGCCAAGCAGCCTCATGTTCAACAG ATCTCCAGGCACATCCAGCTGAAGCCGGATGGAAGGCTGGAACAGACCGTCTCTATGGCACTGGAAGGACAGCCTCTGGCGCAGCATTTGCACATCACTTACCGCAGGACTGATTAA